A window of Sinimarinibacterium sp. NLF-5-8 genomic DNA:
GTGGGTGACGGTCGATGCGGGTGCTTCGACCGAACCCTTCGTCAAGGATCACGCCCCTTTGCGGCTGGATCACTTGCGCGTCACGGCGCCGGACGGCAGCACCGTTGAACCGCAGAATCCATCCACCGGACGCGTGCGCAGCACGTTTGATCTGCAGCTGCTTCAGGCGGGCACCTACAAGATCGCCCTGCAGAATCAGGGCATGGCAGCCAGTTGGGAAGAAAACGGCCAGGGCAAGCGCTGGCCTCCGCGTGGGCAGCCGTTTACCGCTGAAGGCTTTGCCAAAGCGGTGCCCAAAAATGCCGCCAATCTGAGTGTGATGGAATTTTTGAGCCGCATTGAAACCTATGTTACGGCGGGCAAACCGGGAGGCGTGGCACTCAAGCCCAGCGGCAAGGGACTTGAGCTGGTGCCGGTCACCGATTTCAATGATCTGTTCACGGATGAGCCCGCGACTTTTCAACTGTTGCTCGACGGCAAACCTGCTGCCGGGCAAGCCGTTGAAATCATTGCCGATGGCATTCGTTACCGTGATGCGGTCAATGCCATTGAACTGACCACCGGCGAAGATGGGCGCTTCACCGTGCAATGGCCGTCTCCGGGGTTGTACTGGATGAGTGCGTCGGCGCAGGACAGTGCCGCGCAAGCCCCCGCCACCCGGCGGCGCAGCAGTTACACCGGCGTGTTTGAAGTGTTATCGCCGTAATTAGGGGGCAGCAAAAAGGCTGCGCGTGTAGGCGCGGCCTTTTTGTGCGTTGCCGATCAAACTATGGGCGTTTGAGGTCACGATAAAAGTTTTCGTGAGGCCCAACGGCTTCCAGATACACCAGCCGCACCGCGTCATCAAGGGTGTAACCCAGCAAGTAAAGCTGACCCTGGCTGCGAAATTTGTATACCCGCAGCGCTGCCAGATCGCCTTTTTTGCTGGCGCCGATATGCGGGTCGGCTGCAATGATTTCAGTGGCTGTATCCACGTCCTCGGCGATGTTGTCATGCAGCTTTTTGTACGCGCGCGCAAAGCGCCGAGTTTGCCGCAGGCCGTAGCTCATGCGCGTTGGCGTGCCGAACGCGGCACAAACGTGGTGGCCTCGCTGCGTGGCTCAGACAGTGAGGCCAATGATTCGGCAATAAAGCTCACCGGAAGGTCGGGGTTATCAAGCGCCGCACGACCGACTTTGGCCCAGTATTCGACCTGCCCGGCGATGGTGCGGTGTTCGCTCACTGCTTCAGCACGCGCTTGGTCGTATAGCGTTTGATCAATGCGAATGGATGTTGATGTGCTCACGCGCGCGCCTCAAGTTAGGTGTAATAGGTAATGGGGATAAGTTACCACAAATGTAGTTTGAGAGATGATGAATTTGCTATTTATCCCCAACGCAAAAACGCCCCACCGCGCGCGCGATGGGGCGTTTTTGCGTTGGGTTTGAGGCGGTGCAAAGCGCGCGCTTTTAGCCCGGAGGCCATTTCAGCGGGCGGCCCGCGATGATGTGCAAGTGCAGGTGAAAAACGCTCTGGCCGGCGGCGGCGCCGTTGTTGACCACCAGCCGGTAGGCATCGCCATAGCCTTCTTGTTCGGCGATCTGGCTGGCGACCAGCATCATGTGGCCGAGCAGGGCCTGGTCGTCGGCGGTG
This region includes:
- a CDS encoding type II toxin-antitoxin system RelE/ParE family toxin, with product MSYGLRQTRRFARAYKKLHDNIAEDVDTATEIIAADPHIGASKKGDLAALRVYKFRSQGQLYLLGYTLDDAVRLVYLEAVGPHENFYRDLKRP
- a CDS encoding histidine triad nucleotide-binding protein encodes the protein MTAPAASKTLFEKIIDREIPGDIVFEDDHCVAFRDINPGAPVHILLVPRKPIARLCDATADDQALLGHMMLVASQIAEQEGYGDAYRLVVNNGAAAGQSVFHLHLHIIAGRPLKWPPG
- a CDS encoding DUF4198 domain-containing protein; this translates as MKFHRLLAQAVPAVAVLMTLPAQAHNAWFQPSKTVLNVDQWVTVDAGASTEPFVKDHAPLRLDHLRVTAPDGSTVEPQNPSTGRVRSTFDLQLLQAGTYKIALQNQGMAASWEENGQGKRWPPRGQPFTAEGFAKAVPKNAANLSVMEFLSRIETYVTAGKPGGVALKPSGKGLELVPVTDFNDLFTDEPATFQLLLDGKPAAGQAVEIIADGIRYRDAVNAIELTTGEDGRFTVQWPSPGLYWMSASAQDSAAQAPATRRRSSYTGVFEVLSP
- a CDS encoding ParD-like family protein, which gives rise to MSTSTSIRIDQTLYDQARAEAVSEHRTIAGQVEYWAKVGRAALDNPDLPVSFIAESLASLSEPRSEATTFVPRSARQRA